The following is a genomic window from Sporosarcina jeotgali.
GAGGGTTATTTTGGACTCAGAAGCAATTGCGACCTTGTCCTATACCGTGCCGCACAAGTCCGTCGGATGGATTGAACAGACAGTCTCCACTGCAGTTTGCACACTCGCTCTGCATGAAAGTAAAATTGTGTCTGAGCAAAGTTCCTTTCCAATACATGCGGTGCACGACTGTTCTTATCGGCCTTTTTCAGATGGCAGCTGCTTGTTTTATCTTCATACAAACCAAGGGGTTCGCTCATTTCATGTCAATGTCGATCCCACTCATTTCTTGAAATCCTTTAGACGGATCAGGGGCGATTTATATCTTTGATGGTCCCTCCCTAATTCTTTTTTGCAAGTGTCTCCATTACGAATTTCCATTTAGTTGTTTAACTTTGTTGGAATGATGGTATACAAACACTAGAGCAACAAAGAAACAATTATTAATCTGGTCAAGCAATTACTAATTGGAGGGATTCACAAATGGTAGAAAAATTTATCGTTGAAAACGCAGTACAAGCAAAGGCAAAAGTTGATGAGCTCGAAGCAAAAGGCTATACACATGATGATATTTATGTTTTCGCTCATGACAAAAAGCGCGGAGACCATATTACAGACGCATTAGATACAGAGAAAGCTGGCATGAAAGAACAAGGCTTCCTCGATTCAATGAAGAACATGTTCAGTTCTCGCGGAGATGAACTTCGCAGCAAAATGAGCGGGGCTGGTCTTACTGAAGAAGATGCAGCAGCTGCAGAGAGCGAACTCGACAAAGGAAAACTTGTCGTTATTGCAAATAAATAAAACCTATTAAAACCAAGCACAACCTCGTTCGTTCACGAGGTTGTGCTTTTTGAATGTGCAAAAACTGATGTATTTAGGTATGATGGTGGATGGAAAGCAGGTGCAGTGCATGGAACGTCATTTAGGGAAGATTGGTTTATTTACTGGATTATCAACGCTCGTCCTCTTGATTGTCGGGGTGCGAACGATTAGTGGAGTAGAATTAGGATGGAAAAATTATTTGGCCTTCTCCGTTTTTGCATTAACGGTGGGTCTCATTGCGCTATTGCTTTTGTTTTATAAGCTTCGTATCGCGTTTTGGTTTTTTATGGCCGGAATGGTGATCAGTTTTGAAGAGTTCTTTCGCAGTATCATTACGATTGAAGGAGAACTGGGTCAATCTATTGGTGTTCTATCAGTTTACATATTCTCCTCATTCAGTTTGGGGATCGGATTGATTGTCCAATTTATTAGTATTCTCATGAAAAAGAATCACTAGCACGCACAAAAAAGCAGAACAAGAGGCAAAGACCTCTCGTTCTGCTTTTTTGATATAAAGAGCCGTATCTTATACTGCCTTTTCTTTCTTAATTTGCTTACTTCGCAGTTGTCCGCAAGCTGCATCAATGTCGGTACCTTGCTCCATACGTACTCCACAGTTAATACCTTTTTTCTTAAGCGTTTCATAGAATTTCTTAATATTTGCAGTTTCACTTCTTGTATACTGATCATGTTCATCCACTGGATTATAAGGAATCAAGTTAACATATGACAAATGCCGTTTGTTATAAAGCAACTTAGCGAGCTGTTCTGCTTCAGCAACGTGATCATTCACATCATTTAACAAGATATACTCAAACGTGATTCGACGGTTTGTCGTTTCCAAGTAATAGTCAATCGCATCCATTAACTTTTCAATCGGGTAGGCGCGGTTGATTTTCATGATTCGTGTACGCAACTCGTTATTTGGTGCATGTAGCGAAACTGCCAAATTGATTTGGATGTTTTCATTTGCAAAGTCACGGATTTTTGGAGTCAGACCACTCGTCGATACAGTAATATGACGCGCACCGATCATCAACCCTTTTTGATCATTGACTACTCGCAAGAAGTCCATCAAGTTATCGTAGTTATCAAATGGTTCTCCGATTCCCATAACAACGATATGGCTTACACGTTCTTCGTTGCCTTTCATGTCCAAGTGATGCTGTACGTTCATGATTTGCTCAACGATTTCTCCCGAGTTCAAATCACGGTTTTTCTTTAATAATCCACTTGCACAGAAACTGCAGCCGATGTTGCATCCTACTTGTGTCGTTACGCAGACTGAATGACCATAAGGGAACTTCATCAATACCGTTTCAATTAAATTCCCGTCTTGCATTTTAAATAGGAACTTAATTGTACCGTCTTCAGATTCTTGTTTAACTTCCTGGACAAGTGACTGAATGACATAGTTTTCTTCCAGCAATTCCACACAGTCGCTATTAATGTTTTTCATCTCTGAAAACTGTGTAACCCGCTTTTTATATAACCAATCCCATACTTGTGCAGCACGGAATTTCTTTTGTCCATTTTCTATAAGCCAATCCGTAAGTTGTTCAAATGTTAGACCATATATTGATTTTTTCATTAGACATCCTCATTTCAGATAATGCATTTCATCCGTCCATTGTACAGGATTGTCGCTCAAGACACAACGGGAATGGATTAAAAAAACAGCGCTCTGAAGCCGAGTCGCTGTTTGTTACTTATTTTGATTCACTTTCTTTTCGATTCTCAACTTTGCAATGAATGCTACAATATTCAGCAATGCAACGACGGCCAGCAAAATTCCAACGCCTGTATGGCCATCTGCATAACGGTTCCATGCAAAATAGCTGAGCAGGACTGCAAAAACGATATCTACGGTTTTAGAGTTAAATAAGCTCATCATAAGGTTAACCCTTTTTGACGAATTCGGATTTTAATTTCATTGCACCGAATCCAGTAATTTTACAATCAATGTTGTGATCGCCTTCTACAAGACGAATCCCTTTTACTTTTGTCCCGATTTTCAAAACTGATGAACTGCCTTTTACTTTCAAGTCTTTAATGACGGTCACGGTATCTCCATCTTGCAATGGATTTCCATTCGCATCTTTGACATCCATTTGTTCGGTTTGAACGAGCTCTTCTCCCGCAGTCCACTCATACGCACACTCTGGACATACTAACTGCAATCCGTCCTCATACGTATAGGGTGATCCGCATTGCGGACAATTTGGTAATTGCTCTGTCATTCTAACTCCCCCATTCTCTATCTGACTCCACTATACCAAACAAAAGGAGTCTCGGGAGAACTATTTCAGACGTCAATGTGTCGATCTTAATCCGTCCACGCACTGACCAAGTCAAACAATTGTTGAAAGAACATTCCCATTTCATCATCCGAACCGATTGTTACACGCAGCCACTCTTCAGTCTCTGGTTTTGAAAAATGACGAACGAGGATTTGTTTATCTTTTAAGCTTTTATGGAGTTGTTCAGCAGGAATATCCGGATGATGGACGAATAAGAAATTCGCGGCAGACGGCAATACTTTGAACCCAACAGATTCGAACACGCTTCTCGATTGTTCACGTGTACGAATTATTGCTTGAACAGTCGTTTGGAAATAGTCAGAGTCCTTAACTGATGCAACACCAGCAGCCAATGCTAACTGATCGATTGTGTAGGAATTAAATGAGTTTTTAATACGGTTCAGCGCTTCAATCATTGTGACAGAGCCAATTGCATACCCGATTCGTAGTCCCGCAAGCGAACGGGATTTTGACATGGTACGGGTTATCAGCAAATTGTCGAAACGCTCGAGTAAAGGAATCGCTGTGTCCCCGCCAAAATCGATATAGGCTTCATCTATAATCACTGGCCGCCCCTGATTTTCGCCAGCAATCTTTTCAAGCGATTCGAGCGATAGTGCAATCCCTGTAGGTGCATTCGGATTCGGAAAAATGACTCCCCCATCCGACTGATAAAAAGCTTCTGCATTCAAAGCAAAGTCTTCCTGAAGAGGGATGCGTTCATATGCAATATTAAACAGTGCTGCGTAAGTTGGATAAAACGAATAGGTAATTGCAGGAAATCGGATTGTTTTGCCTGGTGTGAAAAACGCCATGAACGAAAATGCCAGTACTTCATCCGACCCATTTCCGATGAAAACTTGATCCGCCGACACGTGATGCAATTCAGCAAGAGCGACCCGAAGCTTTTCTGGATCGGACTCGGGATATTTGCGCAGATCGGATGTGAGTGCCTGTTGCAATGCCTCAAATACCATAGGACTTGGCCTGTAAGGATTTTCGTTGGTGTTCAACTTAATCCAGCCTTCTCCATTCACTTGTTCGCCTGGTATGTAAGGATCAGTTCGCCGGACCATGCCGCTCCATAATTCATTCACTGAATTCCCTCCTCCTCCTCCATTCGACGAGACTTCAATACAGATTTTACATCTTCAATGGACAGACCTAATTCCTCCATCAGCACAAGAATGTGATAGGTCAAATCCGCAAGTTCGTTCGCCGTTTCATTCAAGTCATTGTTCTTAGCTCCAATTACTACTTCCGTTGTTTCCTCTCCTACTTTTTTCAAAATTTTATCGATTCCTTCACGGAAAAGATAGGTTGTATACGCACCTTCTTTAGGATTGTTTTTCCTATTCTGGATTTGCTTCGCTACTTGTTGAATGATGGTTCTTTTGCTCCGGATGTCATCAGAATTTTCCCTGGAAAAGCACGAGACAGTTCCTAAATGACACGCGGGTCCTTGTGCCTCCACTTGGACTAAAATCGTATCTTGATCGCAGTCGATATCCAGCTGTTTTACGATTTGACGATTGCCAGATGTTGCGCCTTTGTTCCACAGCTCATTCCGCGATCGGCTATAAAACCATGTTTCTCCCGTATCTAACGTCTTTTGAAGAGATTCTTCATTCATATAGCCAAGCATCAGCACTGTGCCAGTTAGTGCGTCTTGAATGATTGCTGGAACTAAGCCTTCACTGTTATAGCGGATATTTTTACCGTTCACTCGTAACACCCCTCGCTGCATCCTTTAAATCAGCCAGCGAAACGATATTAAAGTGCAAGATGGATGCAACGAGTGCTGATTGTGCCTGAGTTTGTTCAAACACCTCACGGATGTGCTCTGCACTGCCTGCTCCCCCGCTTGCCACCACTGGGATCGATACAGAATCCGCCACCAGCTTCGTGAGCTCAAGGTTATACCCATTTCTCATCCCGTCTTCATCGATACAGTTGAGTACAATCTCTCCAGCACCCAGCTCCGCTCCTTTTTGCGCCCATTCGTTTGCATCCATTCCCGTATCTTGCATACCTGCGTTCGCAAATACGGTCCATTGTCCAGTTTCAGATTGACTGACATCCATGGACAGCATGATTCGGCTGGAACCGTACCTTTCAGATGCTTCACGGAGTAAATCAGGATTGTTTAGCGCTCCACTGTTTATAGAAACTTTGTCCGCTCCAGCTTCGATTGCAAGTTCAACGTCTGAAAGTGTTTGAATACCACCGCCAACGATGAAAGGAATTTCGATGCTTTCTCCGATTTGGCGAATTAAATCCAGGAACATTCCGCGCTGTTGCACAGAAGCAGAAATGTCATAGAATACTAATTCATCCGCACCTTCTGTTTCATATTTTTTTGCGAGTTCCAGTGGATCACCAAGTTCTTTTACATCTTGAAACTTCTTCCCCTTTACCACACGTTTATTGTCTATATCTAAGCATGCAATGATTTTTCGTTTCGTCATTTAAAGGACCTCCATCATTTTTTGGAATCGAGTTTCGTTTTCATAGATTGCTTTTCCGACTATAGCTCCATATAGAGAGTCCTGTTTCAGTTTCTCGACATCTTGTACAGTTGTCACACCGCCTGAAGCGATAATGTCCATCTTCGTTTCGTTCTGTAATTTTTGAAGCTCTTCAAAATTAGGTCCAGAGAGCATTCCATCCTTCGCGATGTCTGTATAAATAATGGTTTGAACCCCTGCTTGCTCCAACTTCCGAACCAATGAAGAGACATCAGTTGCGGAGTCTTCTGTCCAGCCGGCAATTGTGGGGATACCATTTTTAGCGTCAATGGAAACAGCCACTTGTTGACCGAATCGGGAAATCGCTTGTTTCAATAAGTCAGGATTATTGATAGCAGATGTCCCTAGAATGACCCGCTCTACTCCATTTGTTAAGTAATCTTCAATTGTCTCAAGAGAACGAATTCCGCCGCCTGCTTGTACAGGAAGTTGCAATGCAGATGCCAGTTCGATAATCAAGTCACGATTAACGGATTGCCCTGTTTTAGCCCCATCCAGATCGACGACGTGCAGCCAAGACGCACCTTGAGACATCCACTTTTTACCGATTTCAAGCGGTGACTCGTGATAAATCGTTTCCTGATTGAAATCTCCTTGAACTAAACGCACACATTTGCCATTTTGAATATCAATTGCCGGAAACAGAATCATTTTTATTTCTCCCCTTTCCTATATCCGTTACAACATTCCTTTAGTTGACGGGATGCCTTTTCGTTCGTTTTTAGCTGCCGCAATACGGATTGCGCGGCCAAATCCTTTGAAAATGGATTCTAAAATATGATGGCTGTTTTTTCCGTACTGTAAATTGATATGCAGTGTCACCCCCGCGTGTCGGGTAAACGCTAGAAAGAATTCTTCAACAAGTTCAGTGTCGAAATCCCCGATCTTATCTTTCAGTCCATCAACATGATAAACAAGAAACGATCTTCCGCTAATATCCATTGTTACAGCAGATAGTGCTTCATCCATAGGAACTGTCACTGAAGCATATCGCTCAATGCTTTCTTTCGTTCCGAGAGATTCTTTAAATGCAGTTCCAAAGGCAATCCCAACATCTTCGACACTGTGATGCTGATCCGTTTCCAAATCCCCTTTACACGTCACTTGTAAATCCAGGCCGCCATGCATCGTTGCAAGGACAAGCATGTGATCGAGAAATCCAACTCCAGTATGGATATCACTCTTTCCTGATCCATCTAACGCGAACTTCATTTTAATATCCGTTTCAGCAGTTTTCCGTTCAATTGTCGATGTCCTCATTCTGATTCCTCCTATGTCCGAACTCGAATCGCTTGCGCATGACCCGTAAGCTGCTCAGTGTTTGCGAGTTCGATAATTGCATCTGAGACGTGTTCAAGTGCATTCTCCGTATAGCGAATAATGCTTGTTTTTTTCACGAAGTCATATACGCCTAAAGGGGATGAAAATTTAGCAGTTCCACTTGTCGGCAGCGTATGATTCGGTCCTGCCACATAATCGCCCAACGCTTCCGGAGAGTAGGCTCCAAGGAAAATCGCTCCTGCGTTTTCAATATCATCGAGACTGTTTTCCGGATTGGCTGTCATGATCTCTAAATGCTCCGGTGCGAGTTCATTAATTATGTCAATCGCTTCACTTTCAGATTCGACAACCGCGATCCAGCCATTTGTTTGGATAGACTTTTTGGCGATATCCATCCTATCCATAAGCTCCAATTGCCGATTGACTTCTGTAGAAAGTGCTTCAGCAATCTGTATAGAAGGTACTAGACAACACGCGGTTGCGTCTTCATCATGTTCCGCTTGAGCTAATAAATCCGCAGCGACAAATTTTAGATCTGATTGTTCGTCTGTCCAAATACAGACTTCACTGGGTCCCGCAATCATATCGATGGATACGTCACCAAACACGAGCTTCTTTGCGCAGGCCACATATGCATTTCCCGGACCTGTAATTTTGAGTACGGGCTGGATAGACTCCGTACCGTATGCGAGTGCTGCAATCGCCTGTGCACCACCAACTTTATAAATCTCATCGACTCCGCATAGATCCGCGGCAACTAAAACTGCCGCGTTAACGGTTCCATCAGCTTGCGGCGGCGTCGTAAGAACGATCCGCTTCACACCCGCGATTTTTGCAGGAATTGCGTTCATCAAAACTGTAGACGGATAAGATGCTTTCCCTCCAGGTATGTAAATTCCTGCAGATGCCAGCGGGCGTACTTGCTGTCCAAGATAAACACCTTCTTCAGGTTCAATCCTCCAGCTTTCCTCTTTTTGCTGTTCGTGAAATCGTTGAATACGTTCTTTTGCGTCTTTCATTGCCTGAAGTAATGATGAAGAAACTTTTTGATAAGCATCCAAAATCTCTTGTTTAGACACTTGGAGTGTTTGTATCGTAACCCCGTCAAACCGTTCAGTTAGCGCTAGAAGTTCAGCATCTTGAAATTTTTTGACGCGGTCGATGATTGTTCTTACCGTTTTTTCAACGGGAGAAGCGGATGTCCGGCGGGCAATCCTTTTAGTGATTTGGTTACGCGTTGTGATAATCTGCACGTCGTTCGTCCACTCCCTTTTTCAAAAGGTCCATACACGTCTTTACTTCAGCTGTTTTCGTTGCATAACTTGCTTTATTCACGATGACACGCGTACTTACTTTTTCGATTTCACGTAAGACAACCAATCCGTTATCTCTAAGTGTCGATCCCGTTTCGACGATATCTACAATGACGTCTGACAGGCCCGCAATCGGTGCAAGTTCAATCGATCCATTCAATCGGCTGATTTCGGTCCGGATTCCTGCTTGATCGAAATAGTTCTTTGCAATCGCTGGATATTTAGTGGCAACTGAAAGTGATTTCGTATCTGCAGGGAAACTATCGGAGAACCCAGCAACGACTAACCGACATTTCCCGAACCCCAAGTCTTGCAGCTCGTAGACGTCTTTCCCATCTTCCATAATCGTATCTTTGCCCACGATTCCGATATCGGCTGCACCCTTTTCTACATAAGTCGGAACATCTGCCGCTTTGACGAACAACAATTGGAAGTCCTCGCTTAAACTCGTGATGACCAATTTTCGCTCATCGTACAGCGTATCGGGGAAAGCGATTCCTCCTTCAGACAGGAGCTCTCTCGCTTTTTCTGCAATTCTGCCTTTAGCGACTGCGATTTTCATTGGCACCATAACCTTTCATCTCTCCCCTTCATCCCATTATTTTTTAGCTGAAAAAATCGCTTCCACATCAAAGGCGAATCCAACCGCTGGCAATTGCGCATGAAACTTTCGGCTAACCTCATCATATCGACCACCCATCAGCAGCGGCTTTCCGACAGTATTACTGAATCCCTGAAATTGGATTCCTGAATAATAGTCCATGTCGTTGACCATACCGAGATCGACTGTCACGTGACTTTCATAGCCTGATTCAACGATTAGTCCGTACACAGCTTCCATATGCTGCATGATAGCAGTCATTTGGTCGTTCTTATCATACTTTCGAAACCGCTTGAAAACAGATGGTGCATCCCCATATGAAAAAGCCGTTTCAAGAAGCCTTTCTCTAATCGTTTCATCCGTATTATTTTGCTTAAGAAAATCAGCTAGCCCACTGCTGTTTTTCATTTGAATAAACGATTTCACTTGCAGCTGTTCCTCTGCAGTCAATTGAAGAATCCGATTCAGTTCAGATAGAATTCCCGCGTGACCAAGCTCAATTTTAAAATCATTCAGTCCTAATTCAGTGAGTGCCTGACAGGCGAGAACAATCACTTCTGCATCATTTTCAGCGGATTGGTTACTGAATAACTCGATTCCCGCTTGCCTGCGTTCGGTCGGAATCGTCAAATCATCCGACTGACGGAAGACAGATTGTATATACCAGCAGCGAATTTCTTTATCTAAGTTTTTATAAGTCGATGCGAGTTCCCGCATCAGTGGGATTGTCACGTCTGGCCGCAACACTAAAATGTCTCCAGTATGGTCGATCAGCTTCAGGAGACTTTTTCGGCTTTGCGCAGTTTGGAGAGATTCATATGTTTCGTAACTTTCGAGAACTGGTAAATTGACTTCACTGTATCCTTTCGGTAAAAAGGAATTTCGAAAGACTTCTCGTAATTCGTACTCCTCTTCAGCCGATTGAAATAAATTCCTCAAACAACCGCCTCCTCTTACTTTATCACTTTACTACGATGAAGTTATCTAGTACTATAAATAGATAATTAAGAAATGTCAACAAAAAAGGAGTTTGATATAAATGTTTGATTATCACATGCATACCTCTTTTTCAGCAGATTGTGACGCGCCTCCAGAGGAGATGGTCCGCGCTGCTATTCAAAACGGACTTACTGAAATTTGTTTTACAGATCATGTTGACTACGAATATCCGGATAAGAATTTCATATTCGATTATAATCAGCACGCTTACAAAGAAGAAATTGCACAATTGCAAGACCGTTACGGGAGTGATATACAAGTAAAACGCGGTGTGGAAATTGGGGTTCAGCCTCATATACTGGATTCATACACAAAATTGATTCGAGACGAAGAATTCGACTTTGTCATTTGTTCGCTCCATACTGTTGAAAAAAAAGATCTGCACTTCGGAGCTGTTTTTGAAAACCGGACAATGGATGAAGCCTATGATGCGTATTATCAGGAGTTGCTTCGATGTATCCGGAAATTTGACGCTTACAGCGTGTTAGGACATGTGAATCTTATTGAGCGATACGCGAAACAAGCACCTTCCTATGATTTCCATGACTGCTTGAAAGAAATCTTTTCTGAGGTCATTCCACGAGGGAAGGGAATAGAGATAAATACGTCAGGTGTACGGTATGGATTACCTGAAGCCATGCCGCACACTGATATTCTTGAACTATACAAATCTTGCGGCGGTGAGATTTTAACAATTGGTTCCGATGCCCATAAACCGATTGATGTCGGTTTCGACATTCGCAAGAGTTTGCAGATTGCTTCAGATATCGGATTCCGCTTCGTCGCCACATACGACAAAGGAGAACCTCAATTCCATTCAATAGATAAATTACTATTTTAATTAGAAAAGGACCTTCCACTGATGGATAGGTCCTTTTCCTATTAAGCTTTAGACGTAACGAGCTGCTTATTCACTGCTGCATGAACTTCTGTTGGAAGCCCCCATAATTTGATGAATCCTACTGCGGCTGCTTGGTCGAACTCGTCATCAGACGTATACGTCGCCAATTTTTCATCATAAAGAGAATTATCGGATTTACGCCCTTCTACAATGGCATGCCCTTTAAAGAGTTTCACTCGCACGGTGCCGTTGACGACTTGTTGTGAGTCTTTGATGAACGCCTCCAAAGCACTTCGTAATGGAGAAAACCAAAGTCCGTTATAGATGAGCTCACTTAACTTTTGAGAGATAATAGGTTTGAAATGTGCCGTCTCCTTTACAAGCGTGATGTCTTCAAGTTCTTTATGCGCTTTTATCAGCGTCATGGCACCTGGACATTCATACACTTCACGGGATTTAATGCCAACGAGACGGTTTTCAACATGGTCAATGCGGCCAACACCATGTTTGCCAGCAAGCTCGTTCAAATACAAGATCAGCGCATCAAGTTCAAATGCCTTTCCATCTAGACTTATAGGAACACCTTGTTTAAATGTAATCTCAACAACATCCGCCTGATCTGGTGCTTCTTCAATAGAAGACGTCAGACCATACGCATCTTCCGGCGGTGCTGCCCAAGGGTCTTCAAGAATTCCACATTCGTTACTGCGTCCCCAAAGGTTTTGGTCAATCGAATACGGACTGTCCAAGACGATTGGCACTGGAATGTTGTGCTCTTTTGCATAAGCAATCTCTTCTTCACGCGACCAGCTCCACTCACGAACGGGTGCGATTACTTCTAATGTTGGATCCAGCGCTTTAATCCCTACTTCGAAACGAACCTGATCATTTCCCTTACCTGTGCAGCCGTGCGCGACAGCCACCGCATTTTCCTTATGCGCGACTTCGACGAGCTTCTTAGCAATGAGCGGGCGGGATAACGCAGAAATAAGCGGATACTTTTCTTCGTAAAGTGTTCGTGCTTGGAGTGCCAGCAATGCATAATCCTGTGCGAACTCAGATTTAGCGTCAATAACATAACTTTCAATTGCACCGACTTGAAGAGCTTTCTGCTGGATGAAATCCAAATCTTTCCCTTCCCCAACGTCTAAACAACATGCAACCACTGCATAGCCCTGCTCCGTTAGCCATTGAACTGCTACAGAAGTATCAAGTCCGCCTGAATAAGCTAATACTACTTTTTTCTTCGTCATAATAAAATCCCCTCTCGCTACGTTATGTATCTTTATGCACAATAAAGTATATTTATAATAACACGTTGTTTCGTAAATGCAAAGAAAAATACTGATTCTTTTAATAGGCGAAATATTCTGTACCGCTACGAATCTGCACTTCAGTGAGTTTACACAATAAAAAAGCACATCATTTAAGATGTGCCTGATACTCGATATTAACTTAATCCGTGTGCTGCCATTGCGTCTGCCACTTTTAAAAATCCTGCTACGTTCGCTCCCATAATGAGGTTACCTGGTTTGCCGAAACGATCTGCGGCATCTATGCAACTTTCATAGATGGAGCGCATAACCACTTTCAAACGATCATCAACTTCTTCCGCAGTCCAGCGAAGACGCATGCTGTTTTGGGACATTTCCATCGCAGAAACGGCTACGCCCCCTGCATTCGCGGCTTTAGCTGGTGCAAATAGAATGCCATGTTCCTGGAAAATAGTAAGTGCCTCATTTGTACACGGCATATTTGCTCCTTCTCCAATAGCTGTAACACCATTCTTAATAAGAAGAAGCGCACTTTCCTCATCGATTTCGTTTTGAGTCGCACAAGGAAGGGCGATATCGCAAGGGATGCTCCATACCCCCGAACAATCTTCTATATAGCGCGCTTCGGGATGTGTTTTCACATATTCCTGAATCCGCTTGTTTTCCACTTCTTTTAACTGTTTCACACACTCCAGGTCAATACCATCTGAATCGACAATATATCCCGAAGAATCACTGCACGCAATCACTTTAGCTCCTAATTGCTGAGCTT
Proteins encoded in this region:
- the hisC gene encoding histidinol-phosphate transaminase is translated as MNELWSGMVRRTDPYIPGEQVNGEGWIKLNTNENPYRPSPMVFEALQQALTSDLRKYPESDPEKLRVALAELHHVSADQVFIGNGSDEVLAFSFMAFFTPGKTIRFPAITYSFYPTYAALFNIAYERIPLQEDFALNAEAFYQSDGGVIFPNPNAPTGIALSLESLEKIAGENQGRPVIIDEAYIDFGGDTAIPLLERFDNLLITRTMSKSRSLAGLRIGYAIGSVTMIEALNRIKNSFNSYTIDQLALAAGVASVKDSDYFQTTVQAIIRTREQSRSVFESVGFKVLPSAANFLFVHHPDIPAEQLHKSLKDKQILVRHFSKPETEEWLRVTIGSDDEMGMFFQQLFDLVSAWTD
- the hisA gene encoding 1-(5-phosphoribosyl)-5-[(5-phosphoribosylamino)methylideneamino]imidazole-4-carboxamide isomerase: MILFPAIDIQNGKCVRLVQGDFNQETIYHESPLEIGKKWMSQGASWLHVVDLDGAKTGQSVNRDLIIELASALQLPVQAGGGIRSLETIEDYLTNGVERVILGTSAINNPDLLKQAISRFGQQVAVSIDAKNGIPTIAGWTEDSATDVSSLVRKLEQAGVQTIIYTDIAKDGMLSGPNFEELQKLQNETKMDIIASGGVTTVQDVEKLKQDSLYGAIVGKAIYENETRFQKMMEVL
- the hisIE gene encoding bifunctional phosphoribosyl-AMP cyclohydrolase/phosphoribosyl-ATP diphosphatase HisIE; this encodes MQRGVLRVNGKNIRYNSEGLVPAIIQDALTGTVLMLGYMNEESLQKTLDTGETWFYSRSRNELWNKGATSGNRQIVKQLDIDCDQDTILVQVEAQGPACHLGTVSCFSRENSDDIRSKRTIIQQVAKQIQNRKNNPKEGAYTTYLFREGIDKILKKVGEETTEVVIGAKNNDLNETANELADLTYHILVLMEELGLSIEDVKSVLKSRRMEEEEGIQ
- a CDS encoding general stress protein — protein: MVEKFIVENAVQAKAKVDELEAKGYTHDDIYVFAHDKKRGDHITDALDTEKAGMKEQGFLDSMKNMFSSRGDELRSKMSGAGLTEEDAAAAESELDKGKLVVIANK
- the hisD gene encoding histidinol dehydrogenase, which translates into the protein MQIITTRNQITKRIARRTSASPVEKTVRTIIDRVKKFQDAELLALTERFDGVTIQTLQVSKQEILDAYQKVSSSLLQAMKDAKERIQRFHEQQKEESWRIEPEEGVYLGQQVRPLASAGIYIPGGKASYPSTVLMNAIPAKIAGVKRIVLTTPPQADGTVNAAVLVAADLCGVDEIYKVGGAQAIAALAYGTESIQPVLKITGPGNAYVACAKKLVFGDVSIDMIAGPSEVCIWTDEQSDLKFVAADLLAQAEHDEDATACCLVPSIQIAEALSTEVNRQLELMDRMDIAKKSIQTNGWIAVVESESEAIDIINELAPEHLEIMTANPENSLDDIENAGAIFLGAYSPEALGDYVAGPNHTLPTSGTAKFSSPLGVYDFVKKTSIIRYTENALEHVSDAIIELANTEQLTGHAQAIRVRT
- the rlmN gene encoding 23S rRNA (adenine(2503)-C(2))-methyltransferase RlmN, translated to MKKSIYGLTFEQLTDWLIENGQKKFRAAQVWDWLYKKRVTQFSEMKNINSDCVELLEENYVIQSLVQEVKQESEDGTIKFLFKMQDGNLIETVLMKFPYGHSVCVTTQVGCNIGCSFCASGLLKKNRDLNSGEIVEQIMNVQHHLDMKGNEERVSHIVVMGIGEPFDNYDNLMDFLRVVNDQKGLMIGARHITVSTSGLTPKIRDFANENIQINLAVSLHAPNNELRTRIMKINRAYPIEKLMDAIDYYLETTNRRITFEYILLNDVNDHVAEAEQLAKLLYNKRHLSYVNLIPYNPVDEHDQYTRSETANIKKFYETLKKKGINCGVRMEQGTDIDAACGQLRSKQIKKEKAV
- the hisG gene encoding ATP phosphoribosyltransferase codes for the protein MVPMKIAVAKGRIAEKARELLSEGGIAFPDTLYDERKLVITSLSEDFQLLFVKAADVPTYVEKGAADIGIVGKDTIMEDGKDVYELQDLGFGKCRLVVAGFSDSFPADTKSLSVATKYPAIAKNYFDQAGIRTEISRLNGSIELAPIAGLSDVIVDIVETGSTLRDNGLVVLREIEKVSTRVIVNKASYATKTAEVKTCMDLLKKGVDERRADYHNA
- the hisB gene encoding imidazoleglycerol-phosphate dehydratase HisB; amino-acid sequence: MRTSTIERKTAETDIKMKFALDGSGKSDIHTGVGFLDHMLVLATMHGGLDLQVTCKGDLETDQHHSVEDVGIAFGTAFKESLGTKESIERYASVTVPMDEALSAVTMDISGRSFLVYHVDGLKDKIGDFDTELVEEFFLAFTRHAGVTLHINLQYGKNSHHILESIFKGFGRAIRIAAAKNERKGIPSTKGML
- a CDS encoding zinc ribbon domain-containing protein YjdM, giving the protein MTEQLPNCPQCGSPYTYEDGLQLVCPECAYEWTAGEELVQTEQMDVKDANGNPLQDGDTVTVIKDLKVKGSSSVLKIGTKVKGIRLVEGDHNIDCKITGFGAMKLKSEFVKKG
- the hisF gene encoding imidazole glycerol phosphate synthase subunit HisF, translated to MTKRKIIACLDIDNKRVVKGKKFQDVKELGDPLELAKKYETEGADELVFYDISASVQQRGMFLDLIRQIGESIEIPFIVGGGIQTLSDVELAIEAGADKVSINSGALNNPDLLREASERYGSSRIMLSMDVSQSETGQWTVFANAGMQDTGMDANEWAQKGAELGAGEIVLNCIDEDGMRNGYNLELTKLVADSVSIPVVASGGAGSAEHIREVFEQTQAQSALVASILHFNIVSLADLKDAARGVTSER